Genomic DNA from Marinobacter sp. MDS2:
ATTGCTTTGACCCGAGTTTCACCACCCTCAAACGCAGCGCATTCACGATCACGCTGACCGAGGACAGCGACATGGCGGCCGCTGCAAAAATGGGCGACAGCAGTATCCCGAAAAACGGGTACAAAACCCCTGCCGCTATCGGAACACCGGCGGAGTTGTAAACGAAGGCGAAAAACAGGTTCTGACGGATATTGCGCATGGTCGCCAGAGACAAACGGCGCGCCTCGACAATGCCCATCAGGTCGCCGCGTAGCAGCGTAATGCCGGCGCTTTCGATGGCGACATCGGTCCCGGTGCCCATGGCCACACCGACATCCGCCGTTGCCAGTGCAGGCGCATCGTTTACGCCGTCACCCGCCATCACGACAACACGGCCTTCGTCTTTCAGGCGCTGGACGATCTTGCCCTTATCTTCCGGCAGGACTTCCGCTTCCACTTCGTCGATATGCAGTTTTCGGGCAACTGCTTCAGCTGAAGTGCGGTTATCGCCGGTCAGCATGAGCACCCGGATGCCGTCTTTTTGCAGCGCGGAAATAGCGGCTTCGGTGGTTTCCTTGACCGGATCGGCAATCGCCAGCAACCCTGCGACGTTTCCGTCGACAGCAGCAAAAATCACGGTTGCACCATCTTTTCGGAGCTGGTCGGCGTCGCCGTCAAATCGCGTGGTGTCGACATTTTCCGACTCCATGAGAAGGCGGTTACCAAGTAGCACCCGCTTGCCGTCTATTCGACCGGTAACCCCTTTACCATTCGGAGAGTCAAAGTCTTCCGCATCCGGAAGCTTCAGGTCCATGCCCTTGGCTTTATCGAGTATGGCGTGAGCCAGTGGGTGCTCACTGCCTTTCTCCAGGCCGCCTGCATAACGCATGAGACTACTGTCATCGAACCCGTTGGCCGCGACAAGCCGGGTGACTTGCGGCTTGCCCTCTGTCAGCGTGCCGGTTTTATCCACCACCACGGTGTCCACCTTCTCCATACGCTCCAAGGCTTCCGCATCGCGAATCAGAACGCCACTTTGAGCTCCGCGTCCGACACCCACCATGATGGACATGGGCGTCGCCAAGCCAAGTGCGCAAGGGCAGGCAATGATCAGAACACTGACCGCTGCAATCAGCCCGAACGCCATAGGCGGCGTGGGCCCGAAGAAGGACCAGGCTATAAAGGCGATAATGGCGATCACGATCACCGCAGGCACAAAATAACCCGCCACCTTGTCGGCCAGGCCCTGAATGGGCGCGCGGCTGCGCTGGGCGCTCGCCACCATCTGCACAATCTGGGACAGCATGGTGTCACGGCCAACCTTGTCGGCCCGCATGATAAAGCTGCCCTGCTGGTTGATACTGCCGCCGATCACCTGGTCGCCGGATTTTTTGCTGACTGCCAAAGGCTCACCGGTCACCATGGATTCATCCACGTTGGAGCTGCCTTCAAGCACCTCGCCGTCCAACGGCACCTTGTCTCCCGGACGTACCCGCAAGCGGTCACCGACCTTGACCTGATCAAGCGACACATCGGATTCGCTGCCATCGTCGTCCAGTTTTCTGGCCGTCGCCGGTGCCAGATCCAGCAGGGCCTTGATGGCACCAGAGGTTTTCTCTCTGGCGCGCAATTCCAGCACCTGCCCCAGCAGCACCAGCACCACGATGACAGCAGCCGCCTCGAAGTAGACGGCGACCGACCCGTCTTCCTGCCGGAAGGCGCCTGGGAAGATCTGCGGCGCCAGGGTCGCCACCAGGCTGTAGATCAGCGCGACGCCGGTACCAATGGCAATGAGCGTAAACATGTTCAAGTTACGGCTAACCACGGATTTCCAACCCCGGACGAAGAAGGGCCAACCGCACCAGAGCACCACAGGCGTTGCCAGCACCAGTTGAATCCAGTTGGACATCTGCGGGGCTATAATGTGATCGAGTCCGGTGAGGTGCCCACCCATCTCCAGTACCAGTACAGGCAGGGCCAGCACCAGGCCGATCCAGAATCGGCGGGTCATGTCTTTGAGTTCTTCCGAAGGCCCGTCGTCCAGGCTTACCTGCTCGGGCTCTAGGGCCATGCCGCAGATTGGGCAGTCCCCTGGCCCTTGCTGCCGAATCTCGGGGTGCATGGGACAGGTATACATAGTGCCCGGCGCTACCGGCTCTTGCTGTTTCTTTTCCCAATCGAGGTACTGCTCAGGGTCCTCGTCGAATTTGGACTGGCAACGCGACGAGCAGAAGTACCAGGTTTTACCGCCATGCTGGCTGCGGTGTTCCGCGGTATGCGGAT
This window encodes:
- a CDS encoding heavy metal translocating P-type ATPase, giving the protein MAEHHHAHDHDHYADKEPGGHTAKDPVCGMAVDPHTAEHRSQHGGKTWYFCSSRCQSKFDEDPEQYLDWEKKQQEPVAPGTMYTCPMHPEIRQQGPGDCPICGMALEPEQVSLDDGPSEELKDMTRRFWIGLVLALPVLVLEMGGHLTGLDHIIAPQMSNWIQLVLATPVVLWCGWPFFVRGWKSVVSRNLNMFTLIAIGTGVALIYSLVATLAPQIFPGAFRQEDGSVAVYFEAAAVIVVLVLLGQVLELRAREKTSGAIKALLDLAPATARKLDDDGSESDVSLDQVKVGDRLRVRPGDKVPLDGEVLEGSSNVDESMVTGEPLAVSKKSGDQVIGGSINQQGSFIMRADKVGRDTMLSQIVQMVASAQRSRAPIQGLADKVAGYFVPAVIVIAIIAFIAWSFFGPTPPMAFGLIAAVSVLIIACPCALGLATPMSIMVGVGRGAQSGVLIRDAEALERMEKVDTVVVDKTGTLTEGKPQVTRLVAANGFDDSSLMRYAGGLEKGSEHPLAHAILDKAKGMDLKLPDAEDFDSPNGKGVTGRIDGKRVLLGNRLLMESENVDTTRFDGDADQLRKDGATVIFAAVDGNVAGLLAIADPVKETTEAAISALQKDGIRVLMLTGDNRTSAEAVARKLHIDEVEAEVLPEDKGKIVQRLKDEGRVVVMAGDGVNDAPALATADVGVAMGTGTDVAIESAGITLLRGDLMGIVEARRLSLATMRNIRQNLFFAFVYNSAGVPIAAGVLYPFFGILLSPIFAAAAMSLSSVSVIVNALRLRVVKLGSKQ